In Sardina pilchardus chromosome 10, fSarPil1.1, whole genome shotgun sequence, one genomic interval encodes:
- the LOC134093815 gene encoding ras-related protein Rab-13-like codes for MQQRDAATRQVTSASEGSDSFVDRRAESSDTRATANERAAIADGCSDSGESLSPTGPCVSSPQRVFKVVFLGNSGVGKSSFIHHYCQGNFPNNLSSTVGIDFQVRSVQLESSSIALQLWDTAGQERFHSITQQYYRKADGILAVYDITSAPSLHSLTGWLDQVQERVAEGAVLLLLGNKSDMAEREVPQMEGQKVAERYQAEFFECSAKSGHNMVESMTRLARLLAQQQDRQCDSALLLDSQSTPRGRCCK; via the exons ATGCAGCAGAGAGATGCAGCcactag GCAAGTGACCTCTGCCAGTGAAGGGAGCGACAGTTTTGTGGACCGACGGGCAGAGTCGTCGGATACCAGAGCAACAGCCAATGAGAGGGCAGCGATTGCTGATGGATGTTCAGACAGTGGAGAG TCCCTGTCTCCCACAGGCCCCTGTGTGTCGAGTCCGCAGCGGGTGTTCAAGGTGGTGTTCCTTGGGAACTCAGGCGTGGGCAAAAGCTCGTTCATCCATCACTACTGCCAGGGCAACTTCCCCAATAACCTCAGCTCCACCGTGG GTATAGATTTCCAGGTGAGGAGCGTGCAGCTGGAATCCTCCTCCATTGCCCTTCAGTTGTGGGACACTGCAGGGCaggagag GTTCCACAGTATCACTCAGCAGTATTACCGCAAGGCGGACGGAATCCTGGCCGTCTATGACATCACAAGCGCTCCGTCCCTGCACTCTCTCACGGGATGGCTGGACCAGGTGCAG gaaAGGGTGGCAGAGGGTGCTGTGTTACTGTTGCTTGGGAATAAATCAGACATGGCAGAGCGGGAAGTGCCTCAGATGGAGGGCCAGAAAGTAGCagag CGTTACCAGGCAGAGTTCTTTGAGTGCAGTGCCAAAAGTGGACACAACATGGTGGAATCCATGACACGGCTGGCCAG gtTGCTAGCTCAGCAGCAGGACAGGCAGTGTGACAGTGCCCTTCTGCTGGACAGCCAGTCCACCCCTAGAGGGCGCTGCTGTAAATGA
- the cracr2b gene encoding EF-hand calcium-binding domain-containing protein 4A, translated as MSAWLGDGLVLEGEGSGASSPSPIRSPHLRGQHRSRSSSSLWGRGARGGLASPGGREAPQQQPNMDKATELFKLCDKEGKGFITKRDMQRLQGELPLSPEQLESVFESLDRERNGVLTPLEFHTGLGELVGEQKTEMEPVTAHPEGSAAESERKVDPGELRFTQTLAELGADTVFTDHWELCSLWSELQRERPELLKLLEEVLSQALAHLQDSLRERDTLEQALRRREHDHDRELRSIYEDMESQIREEREKRKAQDSMKPVNRSEQLLEELLMREQELEFALTKQRELESRIASMCAEQAATREQNQRLHHLNLQLQGHLDANRDQLQTALHQIELLQTTVNQHAQGRERAVLKVSRNMQRERESLSRQLDLLRDMNKRLRDEKDAHQSQKRVSYDHSFPSPFPFPQYTCAQVTCPWPPWSVQRF; from the exons ATGTCAGCCTGGCTGGGGGACGGTTTGGTCCTGGAGGGGGAGGGCAGTGGAGcgtccagccccagccccatccGTAGCCCCCACCTGAGGGGCCAACAtagaagcagaagcagcagcagcctgtggGGACGAGGAGCGCGAGGGGGCTTAGCGTCCCCTGGTGGTCGGGAGGCCCCTCAGCAGCAGCCCAACATGGACAAGGCCACCGAGCTGTTTAAGCTGTGTGACAAAGAGGGCAAGGGCTTCATCACCAAGCGGGACATGCAG AGATTGCAGGGAGAGCTGCCGTTGTCTCCTGAACAGCTGGAGTCGGTGTTTGAGAGTCTGGACCGGGAAAGAAACGGAGTCCTCACACCCTTGGAGTTCCACACGGGACTAG gggagctTGTGGGAGAGCAGAAGACGGAGATGGAGCCGGTGACGGCCCACCCAGAGGGGTCAGCTGCAGAGTCCGAGCGGAAGGTGGACCCTGGGGAGCTGAGGTTCACACAGACCCTGGCTGAGCTGGGGGCAGACACCGTCTTCACAGA tcattGGGAGCTGTGCTCGCTGTGGTCCGAGCTGCAGAGGGAGAGGCCTGAGCTGCTGAagctgctggaggaggtgcTGTCTCAGGCTCTGGCCCACCTACAGGACTCCCTGCGGGAGAGGGACACTTTGGAGCAGGCACTGCGCAG gaggGAACACGACCATGACCGTGAGCTGCGGTCTATCTATGAGGACATGGAGAGCCagatcagagaggagagagagaagcgaaaAGCCCAG GACAGTATGAAGCCAGTGAACAGAAGTGAGCAGCTGCTAGAGGAGCTGTTGATGCGTGAACAGGAGCTGGAATTCGCCCTCACCAAACAGAGAGAG tTGGAGAGCAGGATAGCCAGTATGTGTGCGGAGCAGGCGGCCACTCGCGAGCAGAACCAGCGTCTGCACCACCTCAACCTGCAGCTGCAGGGGCACCTGGACGCCAACCGGGACCAGCTGCAGACCGCACTACACCAGATAGAACTCCTGCAGACCACCGTCAACCAGCACGCGCAGGGACGTGAGAG agcGGTGCTGAAGGTGTCCAGGAACATgcagagggagcgggagagtcTGTCGAGGCAGCTGGACCTGCTCAG ggacaTGAATAAGAGACTGCGGGATGAGAAGGACGCACATCAGTCTCAGAAGAGGGTTAGTTATGATCATTCCTTCCCGTCTCCCTTTCCCTTCCCACAATACACCTGTGCGCAGGTCACCTGCCCCTGGCCGCCGTGGTCAGTCCAACGGTTCTGA